The window CTTTGATATAATAACTGGCACTGTTACTGTCGTGCTTTTTGTAATCTTGCTCAAGTCAATTTCCGCACGCACCGCATCCGTATTCGCCAATATATTCTCATCTGCTGTTATTACCGCTTCCTTAGTATCGGATTCTATCGATTCCAGGACCAGCCCTTTAGGTAAACTTCCTTTTTCGACTATATTTATTGGAACTTTCTTCGTCAAGCTTTTTACAGGTATCGTTACTTCCACCGCTTCTGGTTCCACAATAACATCGAGTTTATTTAAGTCCTTATCAAGTACACGTATATTTGCATCTCGTGTTGTTGTTTCTGAAATCGGCTCCTTTAAATCTAAAGTGGCCTTTACATAGGTAATACTTTCAATAACATCACGAGGACCAGTTATTTTTACTCTTTCTGGTTTAATCTGCGGTGGAGATGCGCCGAACCCATCCAAGACCTTTCCTGAATCGTATTCCGCTTCCACTTTGAATTCACGGGTGATCCGCTCCTGAATCGTAATGTTAACAGAGGCGGGGGACAGTTTTGCGTCCAGTTTATCAGAGAGTTTCCTAATCTTTAACTTTACGTTTCGTTTGCCTACCTCTGCATCAGACAACTCTACATAAACCTCGAAATTCTTAAGAGTCTTTGCATTTTGAACATGGCTTTTAGGACCTGAAACCTGTACATTGACCGTCTCAGGCAAGCCTGTGACAATAAGATTCTTAGTATCATAATAGGCATTTAGCGGAACATCTTCTATTGTTTCTGTCGTTTCATCTCCTGGTACATAAATTTCTTTTAGCTGGTTTCCCGCTTTTTCAGGAACAGAAGAATAGAGCAGGAAGGCTAGCAGGAGGGCAACGACCTTAACAAACCAGCTGTTGTCCAGCAATCTATCCATTTTTCTTCATCCTCCAATTCCACCGGTTTGAAGAAGCAGGCTTAGATTTTTCAGGACCTGCCAATTCCGTTGTAACCATTTCCTTAAAAGCATCCATACTGAGATCCCGGTAAAGCTCACCATTCTTTGTTAAAGAAACTGCACCGGTCTCCTCCGATACAACTATTGTAATACTATCCGTAACCTCGCTAATCCCCAAAGCAGCTCTGTGCCTTGTCCCAAGTTCTTTTGAAATGAAGGGACTTTCTGATAGCGGAAGGTAGCAGGCTGCAGCCGCAACATTGTTTTTTTGTAAAATTACGGCCCCGTCATGCAAAGGCGTGTTCGGGATAAAGATATTGATCAGAAGCTCCGATGAAATTTTCCCATCCAGCCTTATGCCTGTTTCAATATAATCTGTCATTCCCGTTTCCCGTTCAACTGAAATCAGAGCCCCAATCCGCCGTTTCGCCATGTAATCCACGGCTTTTACAATGGCTGTAGTCGTCTTCTCCAGCTCCTCTTCTTCCTGGCTGCCGCTCCTAGAAAAGAAACGTCCCCGTCCCAGCTGTTCAAGCGCTCTCCTTAGCTCAGGCTGAAAAATAATGATAATCGCAAGGAATCCCCATGTGATAATGTTATCAACAATCCAGCTTAACGTTTTAAGCCCTAGGAAGTCACTTAACACTTTGACTAAAAGAATCACAAAAATTCCTTTAAGTAGTTGGACTGCCTTCGTTCCTTTTATAAGCATGATTAATTTATATACGACATACCAGACAATGGCGATATCGACAATACCGGCCAAGTAGTCAAATAGCGAAATATCTCCAAACGGCATTGGCTTTCCTCCGGTAATTTAATATGTAGGGCCCATTATTGGGAGTATCTATTTAGATAAATGTAACTTTCTCATTATAACACAAAATACGCTACACTTATCATATTCATTTGTTACGGGAGAAATCCTGCTGAAACAATATAAGGCATCGGTATAGCACCGATGCCTGTTTTAAAAAATACAGCCCCTAAACCACCGAGTTTACTCATTCTGTCCCAGTCCAACAAGATTGGTGGCAGCTTTCTTAATATGGTACCAGATTAAGTCAAAGGTTTTATCGACCTTTTCAATTTTACCAGTTACATTTCCTGCTGAGGCCAAATAATTTTCACCATTAATGACTGTTACATCTCCTTGGACTTCGCCTTCTATCTTAATATCCCCATTCTTTACTACTAAGTCCCCCTTGACAACCTTGCCTTCAGGAACTATGACCGTGTCATTTTGTATTACTACCTGGTCAGCGTTCGTTGTAGAGAATTCTTGATCGGTATTGCCCGCAATTGAAAAGAGGCTCCCTGCCATAAGGACAACAAATACAGCTGCCGCAGAAACGATAGGGTGTCCTTTCATCCAACGCTGGATCCCCACCTTCCTTTTTTCTCTTGGGAGTTTCGCCATAACTGACTCGGTAAATCCCTGTGGCGCCTGTATATGGGATGTACTTTTAACAAGAGCGACAGACTTTTCAAGTTCATGAAAAAGCCTTTGGCAATCTTTACAGGTGCCAAAGTGTTCCTTTAACAATTGTTCATGTTCTGGTTCAATATCTTCATCCAGGTAGTCGTGCATGTAGCCAATGATTTGATCAGGGCATTTCATACTAGTTCACCTCTCACACATGTCGTAACTGTTTTCTTAATGCTTCACGTCCTCTATGAATCCGGGTCTTTACCGTCCCTAGAGGCAAATCCAATATTTCACTTATTTCATTTAATGAGAGTTCATCAATATACTTAAGAACAATTGCTGATCTGTATTTGTCAGGAAGTTTTAAAATTTCTTGTTGTATGGTTTCCTGAAGCTCCATTTTCTCCAATTCCTTTTCAGGAAGCGGTGTTTCTGATGGTATACGTGAATAGAGATTCAACCCTTCGGTTCCAGCCATTTCCGCATCCAGGTAAAAATCCGGTTTTTTCTTTCTAATCCGGTCTATACATAAGTTGGTTGCAATCCGATATAGCCAGGTTGAAAATTTATATTCCTGATTATAGCTATTAATATTTACATATGCCCGGATAAACGCTTCTTGAGCGATGTCCTCCGCCTCATGTCTGTTGCCAAGCATCCGAAAGGCCAGTTGGAACAGTTTGTCTTTATAGATTTCAACAATCTCTGCAAAAGCGTCCTGGTCACCTTTTTTTACTTGTTTTATCCTTTTTTTCACAAGAGCATCCAATGGTTTACCTCCGCCTCCAATTGCGGCTATGCGATTTTACGAATCGCTTGCAAAAAGGTTTCATTTATTTAAAAACAATTTTATCAAAATCTTGGCAATTATGGTGTAGAAAGGTTTAAAAATCACAAATAACGGAGATAAAAATAGTAAATTTTTAAAAGGGAATGGTAAATATGAGCTATCAGCTTACAAAATTGGCCCAAGATATAGAAATGTCCAGGAAAGAAATGGTCCAGCTTGCTTCCAACACCCCACTAACCGATCAAAATGTTGTTGAAGCAAGTGCAAAATTAGATAACCTGC is drawn from Bacillus sp. FJAT-18017 and contains these coding sequences:
- a CDS encoding CdaR family protein, producing the protein MDRLLDNSWFVKVVALLLAFLLYSSVPEKAGNQLKEIYVPGDETTETIEDVPLNAYYDTKNLIVTGLPETVNVQVSGPKSHVQNAKTLKNFEVYVELSDAEVGKRNVKLKIRKLSDKLDAKLSPASVNITIQERITREFKVEAEYDSGKVLDGFGASPPQIKPERVKITGPRDVIESITYVKATLDLKEPISETTTRDANIRVLDKDLNKLDVIVEPEAVEVTIPVKSLTKKVPINIVEKGSLPKGLVLESIESDTKEAVITADENILANTDAVRAEIDLSKITKSTTVTVPVIISKGITAVSPELVKITVNVQKAEEEVSLSSIPVNVTGLSEGAEVTFETPKDGRTSLLVYGPAEQVNTLEPDDFRLFVELAGLEEGEHDVQIRVDGPDGVSWRMAQSTATVTITNTDV
- the cdaA gene encoding diadenylate cyclase CdaA; its protein translation is MPFGDISLFDYLAGIVDIAIVWYVVYKLIMLIKGTKAVQLLKGIFVILLVKVLSDFLGLKTLSWIVDNIITWGFLAIIIIFQPELRRALEQLGRGRFFSRSGSQEEEELEKTTTAIVKAVDYMAKRRIGALISVERETGMTDYIETGIRLDGKISSELLINIFIPNTPLHDGAVILQKNNVAAAACYLPLSESPFISKELGTRHRAALGISEVTDSITIVVSEETGAVSLTKNGELYRDLSMDAFKEMVTTELAGPEKSKPASSNRWNWRMKKNG
- a CDS encoding anti-sigma factor family protein yields the protein MKCPDQIIGYMHDYLDEDIEPEHEQLLKEHFGTCKDCQRLFHELEKSVALVKSTSHIQAPQGFTESVMAKLPREKRKVGIQRWMKGHPIVSAAAVFVVLMAGSLFSIAGNTDQEFSTTNADQVVIQNDTVIVPEGKVVKGDLVVKNGDIKIEGEVQGDVTVINGENYLASAGNVTGKIEKVDKTFDLIWYHIKKAATNLVGLGQNE
- the sigW gene encoding RNA polymerase sigma factor SigW — its product is MDALVKKRIKQVKKGDQDAFAEIVEIYKDKLFQLAFRMLGNRHEAEDIAQEAFIRAYVNINSYNQEYKFSTWLYRIATNLCIDRIRKKKPDFYLDAEMAGTEGLNLYSRIPSETPLPEKELEKMELQETIQQEILKLPDKYRSAIVLKYIDELSLNEISEILDLPLGTVKTRIHRGREALRKQLRHV
- a CDS encoding aspartyl-phosphate phosphatase Spo0E family protein is translated as MSYQLTKLAQDIEMSRKEMVQLASNTPLTDQNVVEASAKLDNLLNTYHLMITKKA